The following are from one region of the Dreissena polymorpha isolate Duluth1 chromosome 2, UMN_Dpol_1.0, whole genome shotgun sequence genome:
- the LOC127869682 gene encoding kelch-like protein 24, with product MACYSLSRKFWYGLNTFPSIAGGSGYASCCSKTNVYVTGGNQTLRSFYKYSTALNAWTELAEMNENRCSHAMGCVNDVVYVLGGSDKSYNRETGGWNALCSIEKFDPKVNQWITLKAKLNIPVFDSAYASVKSKIFMFGGSLGSKVGVYLKDIQCFDIALETCTTLYHHLPMTLSLGAACTNNNDVYIVCPNGNVIHFNEETSPPKVFYESTKSQLLGFTAVFIENKILVMGGYSSIGETDVVRKIDILRKNYASVDETRLPFEKNSNELFAAVMHVDRRFLMAEIERNKKTPRGKGQKRI from the coding sequence ATGGCATGCTACAGCTTATCACGCAAATTCTGGTATGGACTTAACACCTTTCCATCTATAGCCGGAGGCAGCGGTTATGCTTCCTGCTGTAGCAAAACTAATGTCTATGTCACAGGTGGAAATCAAACCCTCCGCAGCTTCTACAAGTATTCCACTGCTTTAAATGCCTGGACAGAACTTGCCGAAATGAATGAGAATCGATGTTCCCATGCTATGGGATGTGTAAATGATGTTGTGTATGTATTAGGTGGGTCAGATAAATCATACAACAGGGAAACTGGGGGATGGAATGCACTATGCTCTATTGAAAAGTTTGACCCCAAAGTCAACCAATGGATTACACTTAAGGCTAAATTAAATATCCCAGTATTTGATTCAGCCTATGCTTCTGTTAAatctaaaatatttatgtttggaGGTTCACTTGGTTCAAAGGTTGGAGTGTACTTGAAGGACATTCAGTGCTTTGATATCGCACTGGAGACGTGCACGACCTTGTACCATCACTTGCCCATGACCCTTAGCCTTGGAGCTGCCTGCACAAACAACAACGATGTGTACATCGTGTGTCCAAATGGAAACGTTATCCATTTCAATGAAGAAACATCACCACCGAAAGTGTTTTACGAGAGCACAAAATCTCAACTATTGGGCTTCACTGCCGTGTTCATTGAGAATAAGATCCTCGTCATGGGTGGATATTCATCGATAGGCGAGACTGATGTTGTTAGGAAGATTGATATTCTTCGTAAGAACTACGCTTCTGTTGATGAAACAAGACTGCCTTTTGAAAAAAACTCTAATGAGCTTTTTGCTGCTGTCATGCATGTAGATAGACGGTTCTTAATGGCAGAAATTGAAAGAAACAAGAAGACACCAAGGGGAAAAGGTCAAAAAAGAATCTGA